A stretch of Anaerolineales bacterium DNA encodes these proteins:
- a CDS encoding ATP-binding cassette domain-containing protein has protein sequence MRDSLPPPEAPVRPTVGEGVLQVEGLSKRFGEFTAVDDVSFHVRAGEVVGLLGPNGSGKTTTIRMLLGLLHPSAGTARLLGHDIRTEAE, from the coding sequence ATGCGTGATTCGCTGCCGCCACCTGAAGCGCCGGTCCGGCCGACGGTGGGCGAGGGCGTGCTGCAGGTGGAGGGCCTGTCGAAACGCTTCGGGGAGTTCACCGCCGTCGACGACGTGTCGTTCCATGTCCGCGCCGGAGAAGTGGTGGGGCTGCTTGGCCCGAACGGCTCTGGCAAGACGACGACCATCCGCATGCTGCTCGGCCTGCTGCACCCAAGCGCAGGGACGGCCCGGCTGCTGGGGCACGACATCCGCACCGAGGCCGAG